From the Marinitoga sp. 1197 genome, one window contains:
- a CDS encoding succinate--CoA ligase subunit alpha has translation MINGKEKICVQGITGKYGRLHTEKMLNYGANIVCGVSKNNIIKKLHGVEVLNNMYDAVNKYRVDTSVVFVPAPYAKNAIFEAINAGIKKIIIITEHIPQQDMLDVYHIAKDNNIRIIGPNCPGVILPGISKIGIMPEKAFKPGDIAVISRSGTLMYEISNYLSKYSTGIKIGIGLGGDPIIGTSVAETMEYIINKNIKKVVVIGEIGGNDEVNGVEYALKKGYNGDIKVFFAGRTAPKGKRMGHAGAILDDYEGSIEYKEKKLKELGVKVIKNIPELV, from the coding sequence ATGATTAATGGAAAAGAAAAAATATGTGTCCAGGGAATAACAGGAAAATATGGCAGATTACATACAGAAAAAATGTTAAATTATGGAGCTAATATTGTTTGTGGAGTGTCAAAAAATAATATAATAAAAAAATTGCATGGAGTGGAAGTTTTAAACAATATGTATGATGCAGTGAATAAATATCGTGTAGATACTTCTGTAGTATTTGTTCCTGCACCATATGCGAAAAATGCAATTTTTGAAGCAATAAATGCTGGTATAAAGAAGATTATTATTATAACAGAACATATCCCCCAACAGGATATGCTTGATGTATATCATATTGCTAAAGACAATAATATTAGAATAATAGGGCCTAATTGTCCTGGTGTAATATTACCTGGAATTTCAAAAATCGGAATAATGCCAGAGAAAGCGTTTAAACCCGGAGATATTGCAGTGATATCAAGAAGTGGAACTTTAATGTATGAAATTTCAAATTATCTTTCTAAATATTCAACAGGTATTAAAATTGGTATAGGTTTAGGTGGAGATCCAATAATAGGCACATCAGTAGCTGAAACAATGGAATATATTATAAATAAAAATATCAAAAAAGTTGTAGTAATTGGTGAAATTGGAGGAAATGATGAAGTAAATGGTGTTGAATATGCATTAAAAAAGGGTTATAATGGTGATATAAAAGTATTTTTTGCAGGCAGAACAGCACCAAAAGGAAAAAGAATGGGACACGCTGGTGCTATTTTGGATGATTATGAAGGTAGTATTGAATATAAAGAAAAAAAATTAAAAGAATTAGGGGTAAAAGTAATTAAAAATATACCAGAATTAGTATGA